A region of the Flintibacter sp. KGMB00164 genome:
ATTTGAAGTATTTCCTGCTTGTGGCAGAGGAATTGAACATTACCAGGGCGGCCGAGCGGCTGTATATCTCCCAGCAATCGTTAAGCAACCACATCAGCAACATGGAGCGGGAGCTGGATGTCAAGCTCTTTACCCGCTCGCCCAAGCTGTCCCTGACCTACGCAGGGGATCTGCTGGTGGAGACTGCCACCCAGATCCTGGACCTGCACAGCCAGTACCTGGCCAAGGTGGGCGACATCAACCGCCACTACATGGGCGTGCTCCGTCTGGGCATCTCCCACACCTGCGGTCTGGCTCTGCTGCCTGAGGTGCTGCCCAAATTCCAGGCCGAGTTTCCCATGGTGGAATTCTCCCTCTTTGAGGGCAACTCCACCCACCTGGAGGACGAGTTGGCCCACGGCCGTGTGGATCTGATCGTCTGCTTCCAGCCTATCATGATGGAGGGTGTGGAGGTGGTCCCCCTGACCCAGGAGGACCTGATGCTGGTGGTGCCCCGCAGCTTTACCGACCAGATCTTCGGCGACCGGGCGGAGGAGATGCGTAAACAGTTTGCCGACGGGGCGGACATTGACGCCTTCCAGCACATGCCTTTCATCCTGATTAAACGGGGCAACCGCACCCGCAGCATCGTGGACCAGTACTTCAGCCGCCATTTCTTCAAGCCTAAGCTGATTCTGGAGACGGAGAACACCATTACCACGCTGGCCATGGCCGAGGCGGGGGTGGGCATCACCATCTGCCCGGAGCTGTTTGTCAAGACCATCCATGTCACCGCCGCCCGCTCCTCCACCGACAAGCTGGACTTCTTCCCTCTCACCGACCCCTCTACCATCAGCCGCCTGGTGGTGGGCTACCGCCGGGACCGGTACCTGTCCCACTTTGGAGAGCGGTTCATTGAGCTGACACAGCAGGCTCTCCAGGGCTGATTTTGTATTATTTTTAATATATTATACGATATGGAATCTAAAAGGAGCTGTTTTACCATGGGTAAGCTGACCGGAAAGACCGCCCTCATTACCGGCGCCTCCAAGGGCATCGGCGAGGGCATCGCCCGCACCTTCCTCAAGCATGGAGCCAAAGTGATTCTGGCCGCCCGGGGCGCCGCCGTGGAGGAGCTGGCCGCCCAGATGGGCGAGAACGCCATGGCGGTGCGTATGGACGTGTCCGACCCCGCCAGTGTAAAGGCCGGGGTGGAGGCCGCCCAGGCCGCCTTTGGTCCCATCGATATTCTGGTGTCCAACGCCGGCATCTGCAAGCTGGGAGACTTCCTTACCCAGAGCGATGAGGACCGGGACGCCCACCTGGACATCAACGTGAAGGGCGCCTGGAACACCTGCAAGGCGGTGATTCCCGGCATGCTGGAGCGCAAATGGGGCAAGATCGTCATCATGTCCTCCGTCACCGGCGACATGGTGGCCGACCCCGGTGAGGCCGCCTATGCCATGAGCAAGGCCGCCCTGGTGGGTCTCACCAAGGCTCTGGCCCGGGAGTTTGCTCCCACCATCAACGTCAACGCCATCTGCCCGGGCTATGTGCTCACCCCCATGGTGAAGGGGATGGCCCAGCAGTCCTGCCCGGACAACCCCCAGAGTGTCATCGACGGTATCGCCTCCGCCATTCCTCTGGGCCGCCTGGCCGATCCCACCGAGGTGGGCGAGCTGGCCGCCTTCCTGGCCAGCGACGAGGCCAGCTATCTCACCGGCGCCCAGTTCGTCATTGACGGCGGCTCCACCCTCCCCGAGACCAGCACCATGGGCGTGTAACGCCATATTCCCTTCCCCGGCCATCAGGCCGGGGATTTTTTATGGCCGCTCCGGGAAGATCACACCTGCCTCCGGTGCAATCCCCTGGCGGGCCATGAGCTGCTCCACCGTAACAAAGCAGAACCCCTTCTCCTCCAGAGCGTCTACGATGCGGATGGCCGCCTCTGCGGAGGACTGATAGATGTCATGCATCAAAATCACGTCGCCGTCCTCCACCCACTCCACCACGCTGGCCACGATGCGCTCCACGTCGTGGTCCTTCCAGTCCTCCGGGTCCACCGACCACAGAATAATCGGCCCGTCCGACCAGGTCCGCACCCCCTGGTCCACAAAGCCGTAGGGCGGCCGCAGCCAGTAGTTTCCCTCCCCCAAGATCTCCCGCAGAAGGGTGCGGGTCTTGCCGATCTGCAGGTCAAAATCAGTCTGGCTCAGCCCGGTCACATCCACATGGTCATAGGTGTGTACCCCGATCTGGCACCCCTGCTCCTTCATCTGACGGATGAGGTCCTCGTTGCCGGGGATCCGGCTGCCTACCATAAAAAAGGTGGCGGGCACTTCCCGCAGCTCCAGCTGCTCCAGCAACCAGCTTGTGGTGTCCCAGCGCGGTCCGTCGTCAAAGGTGAGGGCCACCACCGGCACCTCCACCTCAGCCTCTCCCCCCGCGCTTTGCGCCTGTTCCCCCACCGGGGTCAGCGCCAGAACAAAACACATCACCAAAAGGCCCAGCCCCACGCCCGGTCCCTTTCCTCGCCCCACGCCGCTCCCTCCTTTTGTTTTCTCCAAAAAGAAGTATATGAGCTTTTCTTTGTTTTTTTCGGTGCAATGATTGCTAATTTTCCTATTTTGGGCATAAAAAATCCCGGGGAGCACCCTCCCCGGGATAGGATCAAAGGATTTACGCTTTCGGGTCCTCGGTATCGAAGATGGTCTTGGCGCCTGCGGCCAGACCGGCCAGACCCTGGATCTCGCTGGGAATGATGATCTTGGTGGCCTTGCCGTTGGCGGCGGCAGTGAAGGCCTCCAGAGCCTTGATCTTCAAAACGCCCTCGCCGGGGGCGGCCTCGTTGATGAGCCGGATGGCGTCAGCGGTGGCCTGCTGCACCTTCAGGATGGCCTCTGCTTCTGCTTCGGCTTCCAGAATCTTGGCCTGCTTGGCGCCCTCAGCCTGGAGGATAGCGGCCTGCTTGGCGGCGTCAGCCTTCAGGATGGCAGACTGCTTCTCGCCTTCCGCCACCAGGATCTGGGACTGCTTCTGGCCCTCAGCCTGGAGGATAGACTCACGGCGTTCACGCTCGGCGCGCATCTGCTTCTCCATGGACTCCTGGATATCCCGGGGAGGCATGATGTTCTTCAGCTCCACGCGGTTGACCTTGATGCCCCAGTTGTCGGTGGCCTCGTCCAGGATGGCACGCATCTGGGCGTTGATGTGGTCGCGGCTGGTGAGAGACTGGTCCAGCTCCAGATCGCCGATGATGTTACGCAGGGTGGTGGCGGTCAGGTTCTCGATGGCGCTCATGGGCTGCTCCACGCCGTAGGTGTAGAGCTTGGGGTCGGTGATCTGGAAGTAGATGACGGTGTCGATCTGCATGGTGACGTTATCCTTGGTGATGACGGGCTGGGGCGGAAAGTCCACCACCTGCTCCTTCAGGGACACGTTTTTGACCACCCGCTCAATAAAGGGGATCTTGAAGTGCAGGCCCACACCCCACACGGTCTGGAACGCGCCCAGACGCTCGATGACGTAGGCACGGGACTGCTGTACCACCCGGATGTTGGATGCCAGGATGAGCAGGATCAGGATAATGACGATGACAGGGATCAATTTTGTAATGATGTCCATAAAGCCCATATGTTTCCTCCTTGTTCCCGATGTTTATACTGCCTTGGTCTGGTCTGCCGTTACCGGCTCCACGATGACCTTGACCCCCTGGATATGGAGCACGCGCACCTCCTGTCCAGCGGGGATGACCTCTTCTGTTTTGCTCCGGGCGCTCCACACCTGGCCGGCCAGATTTACCAGCCCCTCACCAGCCAGATTATTCACCGCCTGGGTGACCACGCCCACCGTTCCAATGACTCGGTCGGCATTGGTGGCCGAGTAGCCCGGCCGGAGCAGCTTTTTGGCCAGCGGACGCA
Encoded here:
- a CDS encoding LysR family transcriptional regulator, whose protein sequence is MNFLHLKYFLLVAEELNITRAAERLYISQQSLSNHISNMERELDVKLFTRSPKLSLTYAGDLLVETATQILDLHSQYLAKVGDINRHYMGVLRLGISHTCGLALLPEVLPKFQAEFPMVEFSLFEGNSTHLEDELAHGRVDLIVCFQPIMMEGVEVVPLTQEDLMLVVPRSFTDQIFGDRAEEMRKQFADGADIDAFQHMPFILIKRGNRTRSIVDQYFSRHFFKPKLILETENTITTLAMAEAGVGITICPELFVKTIHVTAARSSTDKLDFFPLTDPSTISRLVVGYRRDRYLSHFGERFIELTQQALQG
- the ucpA gene encoding SDR family oxidoreductase UcpA, which encodes MGKLTGKTALITGASKGIGEGIARTFLKHGAKVILAARGAAVEELAAQMGENAMAVRMDVSDPASVKAGVEAAQAAFGPIDILVSNAGICKLGDFLTQSDEDRDAHLDINVKGAWNTCKAVIPGMLERKWGKIVIMSSVTGDMVADPGEAAYAMSKAALVGLTKALAREFAPTINVNAICPGYVLTPMVKGMAQQSCPDNPQSVIDGIASAIPLGRLADPTEVGELAAFLASDEASYLTGAQFVIDGGSTLPETSTMGV
- a CDS encoding polysaccharide deacetylase family protein; this encodes MGRGKGPGVGLGLLVMCFVLALTPVGEQAQSAGGEAEVEVPVVALTFDDGPRWDTTSWLLEQLELREVPATFFMVGSRIPGNEDLIRQMKEQGCQIGVHTYDHVDVTGLSQTDFDLQIGKTRTLLREILGEGNYWLRPPYGFVDQGVRTWSDGPIILWSVDPEDWKDHDVERIVASVVEWVEDGDVILMHDIYQSSAEAAIRIVDALEEKGFCFVTVEQLMARQGIAPEAGVIFPERP
- a CDS encoding SPFH domain-containing protein, encoding MGFMDIITKLIPVIVIILILLILASNIRVVQQSRAYVIERLGAFQTVWGVGLHFKIPFIERVVKNVSLKEQVVDFPPQPVITKDNVTMQIDTVIYFQITDPKLYTYGVEQPMSAIENLTATTLRNIIGDLELDQSLTSRDHINAQMRAILDEATDNWGIKVNRVELKNIMPPRDIQESMEKQMRAERERRESILQAEGQKQSQILVAEGEKQSAILKADAAKQAAILQAEGAKQAKILEAEAEAEAILKVQQATADAIRLINEAAPGEGVLKIKALEAFTAAANGKATKIIIPSEIQGLAGLAAGAKTIFDTEDPKA
- a CDS encoding NfeD family protein, with translation MEAIIWLGVMIAFAVGEAVTVGLTSIWFAVGALGALITAGLGLGFWPQITVFIVLSGITLALVRPLAKKLLRPGYSATNADRVIGTVGVVTQAVNNLAGEGLVNLAGQVWSARSKTEEVIPAGQEVRVLHIQGVKVIVEPVTADQTKAV